A genomic window from Syngnathus typhle isolate RoL2023-S1 ecotype Sweden linkage group LG18, RoL_Styp_1.0, whole genome shotgun sequence includes:
- the rpp30 gene encoding ribonuclease P protein subunit p30 isoform X2 — translation MARPSPHNNFISQKAFRRFGPHAVPSIVVSIMSVFMDLNLTFSAEKGIMQQLIDTAAHLGYSTVAVNYTFEPTGKKKEAIPSPKPIEELIDQLPIIQGRSRPIRVLNRLTLVMSELSHWRPNPTEYADFDLLAVQPTTEKLFHAACTQLEVDVISVVVTEKLPFFFKRAPVNAVGRGVAFEVSYAAAIRDATMRRYTIANAVNLAQACRGKNVLVTSAATKLLELRGPYDIINLCSLLGLSEDDAKRSVSCICRSLLLHAETRKTASGVVSTKKSVGDSAGDSGKDDAEKGRAPAAKRLKSQLTD, via the exons ATGGCCCGCCCCAGCCCGCACAACAACTTCATTTCCCAAAAGGCATTTCGGCGTTTCGGTCCACATGCGGTTCCTTCCATCGTCGTCAGCATCATGTCAGTTTTTATGGATTTAAACTTGACTTTCTCGGCAGAGAAAGGCATCATGCAGCAACTCATCGACACGGCAGCTCACC TTGGATACTCCACAGTGGCCGTCAACTACACGTTTGAGCCTACTGGCAAAAAGAAAGAG GCAATTCCGTCACCCAAGCCGATTGAGGAACTGATTGATCAGCTGCCCATCATCCAG GGTCGCTCTCGACCAATCCGAGTGCTCAACAGACTGACGCTGGTGATGTCCGAACTGAGTCACTGG AGGCCAAACCCGACCGAATACGCCGACTTTGACCTGTTGGCGGTGCAACCGACAACGGAAAAACTTTTTCAC GCGGCGTGTACGCAGTTAGAGGTCGACGTGATCAGCGTGGTGGTGACGGAGAAACTCCCCTTCTTCTTCAAGAGAGCTCCAGTCAAC GCTGTCGGGAGGGGCGTGGCGTTCGAAGTGTCATACGCGGCTGCCATCAGAGACGCCACCATGAGACGTTACACCATCGCAAACGCTGTTAACCTGGCGCAGGCCTGCAGAGGGAAG AACGTGCTGGTGACGAGTGCAGCGACAAAG CTTCTGGAACTGCGGGGACCTTATGACATCATCAACCT GTGCTCATTGCTGGGTCTGTCTGAAGATGATGCTAAGCGCTCGGTTTCCTGCATTTGTCGCTCGCTTTTGTTGCACGCGG AAACCAGAAAGACAGCGAGTGGCGTCGTTTCGACCAAAAAGAGCGTTGGCGACTCTGCCG GGGACAGCGGCAAAGACGACGCGGAGAAAGGGCGTGCTCCCGCCGCCAAGAGACTCAAAAGTCAGCTGACTGACTGA
- the LOC133142748 gene encoding receptor activity-modifying protein 1-like isoform X3: MGWSPLVVLVITALLSMRTRQQMQVQHMQVQPTDQSVLEQNTPEAGKERESLSEEQLIRVHDELEKETFIAENDESFQEVEDSEPLGAACRVDDLAELSAAVCTSPFEQQMASLEEDARCVLDRVIGAYNQLSVCLESLSHWCGCYYPNGAVHTAFLRVHSAFFGRCRPRAPERQPEDAPRLLVLCLTLAPVALVPLLVSAAAARCRPMTAGSQ; encoded by the exons ATGGGGTGGTCGCCGCTGGTGGTGCTTGTCATCACGG CTTTGCTGAGCATGCGCACGCGCCAGCAGATGCAAGTCCAGCACATGCAAGTCCAGCCGACTGATCAAAGTGTCCTGGAGCAAA ACACGCCCGAGGCaggaaaggaaagagagagccTGTCGGAAGAGCAGCTGATTCGAGTCCATGACGAACTTGAGAAGGAAACCTTCATCGCTGAAAATGACG AGAGCTTTCAGGAAGTGGAGGACTCCGAGCCGCTCGGCGCCGCTTGTCGCGTCGATGACTTGGCAGAGTTGAGCGCGGCCGTCTGCACTTCGCCCTTTGAGCAGCAGATGGCGTCGTTGGAGGAGGACGCGCGCTGCGTGCTGGACCGCGTCATCGG CGCCTACAACCAACTGAGCGTGTGCCTGGAGAGCCTGTCCCACTGGTGCGGCTGCTACTACCCCAACGGCGCCGTCCACACGGCTTTCCTGCGCGTCCACTCGGCCTTCTTCGGTCGCTGCCGACCCCGGGCCCCGGAGCGGCAGCCGGAGGACGCGCCCCGCCTCCTGGTGCTCTGCCTCACGCTGGCGCCCGTCGCCCTGGTCCCGCTGCTAGTCTCCGCCGCCGCGGCCCGGTGCCGACCGATGACCGCCGGGagccaataa
- the LOC133142750 gene encoding DELTA-sagatoxin-Srs1a-like, with amino-acid sequence MPETAESHAMHLTTNRNCTVEVLNLTSAFCLHNPKLHMESGFSYSPPQPTVRVGRGEVCSFTKDDNTASGAVGVLTYELFHMHKKECNEMVAVMFSVPFDYTFYKNWVSVGVFPKTTATDHKLYELMYESKEESNFKRHRADGSGVEHRGRQVDVEACMSDEGRAVLKLEIHDKGV; translated from the exons ATGCCCGAGACGGCCGAGTCGCACGCCATGCACCTGACCACCAACCGCAACTGCACCGTGGAGGTCCTCAATCTGACCTCTGCGTTCTGCCTCCACAACCCCAA GTTGCACATGGAGAGCGGGTTCTCCTACAGCCCGCCGCAGCCCACGGTGCGTGTGGGCCGCGGAGAGGTGTGCTCCTTCACCAAAGATGACAACACGGCCTCGGGTGCCGTGGGCGTGCTCACCTACGAGCTCTTCCACATGCACAAGAAGGAATGCAACGAAATGGTGGCCGTCATGTTCTCCGTGCCCTTCGACTACACCTTCTACAAGAACTGGGTGAGCGTCGGCGTGTTCCCCAAGACCACGGCCACCGACCACAAGCTCTACGAGCTCATGTACGAGTCCAAGGAGGAAAGCAACTTCAAGCGCCACCGGGCCGATGGCTCGGGCGTAGAGCACCGCGGCCGCCAAGTGGACGTGGAAGCCTGCATGTCCGACGAAGGCCGCGCCGTCCTCAAGCTGGAGATCCACGACAAGGGGGTCTGA
- the ccr10 gene encoding C-C chemokine receptor type 10 produces MSSGLGDHSSDFSDYANWSLEDWQGTEDDWCEAGEQEAVIKVFQTCLFAAFFLSGVAGNLLAVATFAAKRRRSATDTLLFQLALADLLLLLTLPLQAADTNVGWIFSAPACKAVRAVYAVNTYGGLLLLACIAADRYLAVDPARRRLRRRAWPAVTVWLAAALLSLPEVLFSGVAGSGDAAYCGMLADARVKKAAAGIAVGVFSLSFLVMAACYGGIARVLWAVGGGAFGGWRRQRTLKLMAALVALFLLFQLPHSAVLCVKMARPLCAPLLEYVTRSLVYARCCLNPVVYVLAGQRFRRDALRLLRLRVASP; encoded by the coding sequence ATGTCGTCAGGCCTCGGCGACCACTCCTCGGACTTTAGCGACTACGCCAACTGGTCGCTGGAGGATTGGCAGGGGACGGAGGACGACTGGTGCGAAGCGGGCGAGCAGGAGGCCGTAATCAAGGTGTTCCAGACGTGTCTCTTTGCCGCCTTCTTCTTGTCGGGCGTGGCGGGAAACCTTCTGGCCGTGGCCACCTTTGCGGCCAagcgccggcgctcggccacCGACACCCTCCTGTTCCAGCTGGCGCTGGCcgatctgctgctgctgctgacgctgCCGTTGCAGGCGGCTGACACCAACGTGGGCTGGATCTTCTCGGCGCCGGCGTGCAAGGCGGTGCGCGCCGTCTACGCCGTCAACACGTACGGcggcctgctgctgctggcatGCATCGCCGCCGACCGCTACCTGGCCGTGGACCCGGCACGGCGCCGCCTTCGCCGCCGCGCTTGGCCAGCGGTGACGGTCTGGCTGGCGGCGGCACTCCTCAGCCTGCCTGAGGTCCTCTTCTCGGGCGTGGCGGGCTCCGGGGACGCCGCCTACTGCGGCATGCTGGCCGACGCTCGTGTCAAAAAGGCCGCTGCTGGCATCGCCGTGGGCGTCTTCTCTCTGTCCTTCTTGGTGATGGCAGCGTGCTACGGCGGCATCGCTCGAGTTTTGTGGGCggtagggggcggggccttTGGCGGCTGGCGGCGCCAGCGCACCTTGAAGCTAATGGCGGCGCTGGTGGCGCTCTTCCTGCTCTTCCAGCTGCCCCACAGCGCGGTGCTGTGCGTCAAGATGGCGCGGCCCCTTTGCGCCCCGCTGCTGGAGTACGTCACGCGCAGCCTGGTGTACGCCCGCTGCTGCCTCAATCCCGTCGTCTACGTCCTGGCAGGCCAGCGCTTCCGCCGAGATGCGCTGCGCCTCCTGCGCCTCCGGGTTGCCTCGCCGTAA
- the LOC133142742 gene encoding zinc finger protein 497-like, with protein sequence MSVDVHAQLAAVMEALVHAAVAELHKQQEDGSSPTNDAHPGDEAPWAATRRRERRERLVCFAAILETLANEALGKINNIVDDVKLRRAGDKTAPIAIVLNKACVEAEHSYGAPPRHTPALPQEPPPDEPPLIRHRRLDAIAERTGPDAVASGTALDPDACAHRGKSSLSPGREKPFACELCGRGFTLRQNLQRHTRSHMGVKSFGCGLCGKGFTRAVALRTHQLIHTGQKPLKCHECPKSFRHAANLKNHLRVHSSARPFACDVCPKTFRQAVNLKIHRRVHTGERPYACRQCGKTFSQQSSLNTHGRTHSAQRPFACQSCLKSFNNANSLKLHVRVHTGERPYACDVCAKTFTQGSHLRTHKTHVHDGGKRFICDKCGKGYANGRNLKMHKCGYT encoded by the exons ATGAGCGTGGACGTGCACGCGCAGCTAGCCGCCGTCATGGAGGCGCTCGTGCATGCCGCCGTGGCCGAGCTCCACAAGCAGCAGGAAGACGGAAGCAGCCCGACGAACGACGCCCACCCTGGAGACGAAGCTCCGTGGGCGGCCACCCGACGCAGAGAGAGACGCGAGAGGCTG GTatgctttgccgccatcttggagACACTGGCCAATGAGGCTTTGGGGAAGATCAACAACATTGTGGACGACGTCAAACTGAGACGAGCCGGCGACAAGACGGCGCCGATCGCCATCGTCCTCAACAAGGCCTGCGTGG AGGCTGAGCACTCGTACGGCGCACCGCCCCGCCACACCCCCGCGCTGCCTCAG GAGCCACCGCCGGATGAGCCGCCGTTGATCCGACACAGACGCCTGGACGCCATCGCTGAGC GCACCGGACCGGATGCGGTGGCTTCGGGCACCGCGCTGGATCCCGATGCTTGCGCGCACCGCGGCAAGTCCTCCTTGTCTCCGGGACGGGAGAAGCCGTTCGCCTGCGAGCTCTGCGGCCGTGGTTTCACCCTGAGGCAAAACCTGCAGCGGCACACCCGCAGCCACATGGGCGTCAAGTCGTTCGGCTGCGGCCTGTGCGGGAAAGGCTTCACGCGCGCCGTGGCCCTCAGGACCCACCAGCTGATCCACACGGGCCAGAAGCCCCTCAAGTGCCACGAGTGCCCCAAAAGCTTCCGGCACGCGGCCAACCTGAAGAACCACCTGCGCGTCCACAGCAGCGCCCGGCCCTTCGCCTGCGATGTGTGCCCCAAGACTTTCCGCCAGGCGGTCAACCTGAAGATCCAccggcgcgtgcacacgggcGAGCGGCCCTACGCCTGCCGGCAGTGCGGCAAGACTTTCAGCCAGCAGAGCAGCCTGAACACGCACGGCCGCACGCACTCGGCCCAGCGGCCCTTCGCCTGCCAGTCCTGCCTCAAGAGCTTCAACAACGCCAACAGCCTAAAGCTGCACGTGCGCGTGCACACGGGCGAGCGGCCTTACGCCTGCGACGTCTGCGCCAAGACCTTCACCCAGGGCAGCCACCTGCGCACGCACAAGACTCACGTGCACGACGGCGGCAAACGCTTCATCTGCGACAAGTGCGGAAAGGGCTACGCCAACGGCCGCAACCTCAAGATGCACAAGTGCGGCTACACTTGA
- the LOC133142743 gene encoding C-X-C chemokine receptor type 1-like has protein sequence MSIIVPFDYGDYLDAANTSLGPGSNLSVWVADPDTLSCRARPPGRVMSAALCVLLAAVFLLAVPGNLLVALVMARGRGSLTSSDVFLFHLTAADGLMALTVPFWAAAAAAADGWIFGDGACKALSLIFEANFYTSVLFLACISVDRYLVIVRAERAAGRSRRRCGRLACGAVWALGAVLALPALFNEAAGPDPRRTVCAESFDVGSASAWRVATRTLRHLLGFLLPLGVMLACYGVTVARLLRTRGFHKHRAMRVITAVVAAFLLCWTPYHLAMMADTLLRAHPAAFDCGVRRSVSAALVLSNGLALLHCAINPLLYAFVGERFRRNAKALLCAKARQERPSGSKFSRSTSQMSEGQGAVA, from the coding sequence ATGTCCATCATCGTGCCCTTCGATTACGGCGATTACTTGGACGCGGCCAACACCTCGCTCGGCCCGGGGAGCAACCTTTCCGTGTGGGTGGCCGACCCCGACACGCTTTCCTGCCGAGCGCGTCCGCCGGGTCGGGTCATGTCGGCGGCGCTGTGCGTGCTGCTGGCCGCCGTCTTCCTGTTGGCCGTCCCCGGAAATCTACTGGTGGCGCTGGTGATGGCGCGGGGCCGGGGCTCGCTGACCTCCTCCGACGTGTTCCTCTTCCACCTGACGGCGGCCGACGGCCTGATGGCACTGACCGTCCCCTTctgggcagcggcggcggcggcggccgacgGCTGGATCTTCGGCGACGGCGCCTGCAAAGCGCTCAGCCTGATCTTCGAAGCCAACTTCTACACCAGCGTGCTGTTCCTGGCCTGCATCAGCGTCGACCGTTACCTGGTCATCGTGCGGGCCGAGCGGGCGGCGGGGCGCTCGCGGAGGAGGTGCGGCCGGCTGGCGTGCGGCGCCGTGTGGGCGCTGGGCGCCGTCCTGGCGCTGCCGGCGCTCTTCAATGAGGCGGCTGGGCCCGACCCGCGCCGGACGGTCTGCGCCGAGAGCTTTGACGTGGGCAGCGCCTCGGCCTGGAGGGTGGCCACGCGCACCCTGCGCCACCTTTTGGGCTTCCTGCTGCCGCTGGGCGTCATGCTGGCCTGCTACGGCGTGACGGTGGCGCGGCTGCTGCGCACGCGGGGCTTCCACAAGCACCGCGCTATGCGGGTCATCacggccgtggtggcggccttCCTGCTGTGCTGGACGCCGTACCACCTGGCCATGATGGCTGACACGCTGCTGAGAGCCCACCCGGCGGCCTTCGACTGCGGGGTGCGACGTTCGGTCAGCGCCGCGCTGGTCCTCAGCAACGGCCTGGCGCTGCTGCACTGCGCCATCAACCCGCTCCTCTATGCCTTTGTGGGCGAGAGGTTCCGCCGGAACGCCAAAGCGCTTCTTTGCGCCAAGGCCCGACAAGAGCGCCCATCGGGCTCCAAGTTCAGCAGGTCCACGTCGCAGATGTCAGAGGGGCAGGGCGCCGTGGCGTGA
- the rpp30 gene encoding ribonuclease P protein subunit p30 isoform X1, which produces MARPSPHNNFISQKAFRRFGPHAVPSIVVSIMSVFMDLNLTFSAEKGIMQQLIDTAAHLGYSTVAVNYTFEPTGKKKEAIPSPKPIEELIDQLPIIQGRSRPIRVLNRLTLVMSELSHWRPNPTEYADFDLLAVQPTTEKLFHAACTQLEVDVISVVVTEKLPFFFKRAPVNVAVGRGVAFEVSYAAAIRDATMRRYTIANAVNLAQACRGKNVLVTSAATKLLELRGPYDIINLCSLLGLSEDDAKRSVSCICRSLLLHAETRKTASGVVSTKKSVGDSAGDSGKDDAEKGRAPAAKRLKSQLTD; this is translated from the exons ATGGCCCGCCCCAGCCCGCACAACAACTTCATTTCCCAAAAGGCATTTCGGCGTTTCGGTCCACATGCGGTTCCTTCCATCGTCGTCAGCATCATGTCAGTTTTTATGGATTTAAACTTGACTTTCTCGGCAGAGAAAGGCATCATGCAGCAACTCATCGACACGGCAGCTCACC TTGGATACTCCACAGTGGCCGTCAACTACACGTTTGAGCCTACTGGCAAAAAGAAAGAG GCAATTCCGTCACCCAAGCCGATTGAGGAACTGATTGATCAGCTGCCCATCATCCAG GGTCGCTCTCGACCAATCCGAGTGCTCAACAGACTGACGCTGGTGATGTCCGAACTGAGTCACTGG AGGCCAAACCCGACCGAATACGCCGACTTTGACCTGTTGGCGGTGCAACCGACAACGGAAAAACTTTTTCAC GCGGCGTGTACGCAGTTAGAGGTCGACGTGATCAGCGTGGTGGTGACGGAGAAACTCCCCTTCTTCTTCAAGAGAGCTCCAGTCAACGTG GCTGTCGGGAGGGGCGTGGCGTTCGAAGTGTCATACGCGGCTGCCATCAGAGACGCCACCATGAGACGTTACACCATCGCAAACGCTGTTAACCTGGCGCAGGCCTGCAGAGGGAAG AACGTGCTGGTGACGAGTGCAGCGACAAAG CTTCTGGAACTGCGGGGACCTTATGACATCATCAACCT GTGCTCATTGCTGGGTCTGTCTGAAGATGATGCTAAGCGCTCGGTTTCCTGCATTTGTCGCTCGCTTTTGTTGCACGCGG AAACCAGAAAGACAGCGAGTGGCGTCGTTTCGACCAAAAAGAGCGTTGGCGACTCTGCCG GGGACAGCGGCAAAGACGACGCGGAGAAAGGGCGTGCTCCCGCCGCCAAGAGACTCAAAAGTCAGCTGACTGACTGA
- the LOC133142748 gene encoding uncharacterized protein LOC133142748 isoform X1: MGWSPLVVLVITALLSMRTRQQMQVQHMQVQPTDQSVLEQTAVQNLSEASTGRYDATVWGADTPEAGKERESLSEEQLIRVHDELEKETFIAENDESFQEVEDSEPLGAACRVDDLAELSAAVCTSPFEQQMASLEEDARCVLDRVIGAYNQLSVCLESLSHWCGCYYPNGAVHTAFLRVHSAFFGRCRPRAPERQPEDAPRLLVLCLTLAPVALVPLLVSAAAARCRPMTAGSQ; encoded by the exons ATGGGGTGGTCGCCGCTGGTGGTGCTTGTCATCACGG CTTTGCTGAGCATGCGCACGCGCCAGCAGATGCAAGTCCAGCACATGCAAGTCCAGCCGACTGATCAAAGTGTCCTGGAGCAAA CCGCCGTCCAGAACCTTTCGGAAGCATCCACCGGCCGCTACGACGCCACTGTTTG GGGTGCAGACACGCCCGAGGCaggaaaggaaagagagagccTGTCGGAAGAGCAGCTGATTCGAGTCCATGACGAACTTGAGAAGGAAACCTTCATCGCTGAAAATGACG AGAGCTTTCAGGAAGTGGAGGACTCCGAGCCGCTCGGCGCCGCTTGTCGCGTCGATGACTTGGCAGAGTTGAGCGCGGCCGTCTGCACTTCGCCCTTTGAGCAGCAGATGGCGTCGTTGGAGGAGGACGCGCGCTGCGTGCTGGACCGCGTCATCGG CGCCTACAACCAACTGAGCGTGTGCCTGGAGAGCCTGTCCCACTGGTGCGGCTGCTACTACCCCAACGGCGCCGTCCACACGGCTTTCCTGCGCGTCCACTCGGCCTTCTTCGGTCGCTGCCGACCCCGGGCCCCGGAGCGGCAGCCGGAGGACGCGCCCCGCCTCCTGGTGCTCTGCCTCACGCTGGCGCCCGTCGCCCTGGTCCCGCTGCTAGTCTCCGCCGCCGCGGCCCGGTGCCGACCGATGACCGCCGGGagccaataa
- the LOC133142748 gene encoding receptor activity-modifying protein 1-like isoform X2, which produces MGWSPLVVLVITALLSMRTRQQMQVQHMQVQPTDQSVLEQTAVQNLSEASTGRYDATVYTPEAGKERESLSEEQLIRVHDELEKETFIAENDESFQEVEDSEPLGAACRVDDLAELSAAVCTSPFEQQMASLEEDARCVLDRVIGAYNQLSVCLESLSHWCGCYYPNGAVHTAFLRVHSAFFGRCRPRAPERQPEDAPRLLVLCLTLAPVALVPLLVSAAAARCRPMTAGSQ; this is translated from the exons ATGGGGTGGTCGCCGCTGGTGGTGCTTGTCATCACGG CTTTGCTGAGCATGCGCACGCGCCAGCAGATGCAAGTCCAGCACATGCAAGTCCAGCCGACTGATCAAAGTGTCCTGGAGCAAA CCGCCGTCCAGAACCTTTCGGAAGCATCCACCGGCCGCTACGACGCCACTGTTT ACACGCCCGAGGCaggaaaggaaagagagagccTGTCGGAAGAGCAGCTGATTCGAGTCCATGACGAACTTGAGAAGGAAACCTTCATCGCTGAAAATGACG AGAGCTTTCAGGAAGTGGAGGACTCCGAGCCGCTCGGCGCCGCTTGTCGCGTCGATGACTTGGCAGAGTTGAGCGCGGCCGTCTGCACTTCGCCCTTTGAGCAGCAGATGGCGTCGTTGGAGGAGGACGCGCGCTGCGTGCTGGACCGCGTCATCGG CGCCTACAACCAACTGAGCGTGTGCCTGGAGAGCCTGTCCCACTGGTGCGGCTGCTACTACCCCAACGGCGCCGTCCACACGGCTTTCCTGCGCGTCCACTCGGCCTTCTTCGGTCGCTGCCGACCCCGGGCCCCGGAGCGGCAGCCGGAGGACGCGCCCCGCCTCCTGGTGCTCTGCCTCACGCTGGCGCCCGTCGCCCTGGTCCCGCTGCTAGTCTCCGCCGCCGCGGCCCGGTGCCGACCGATGACCGCCGGGagccaataa
- the LOC133142747 gene encoding uncharacterized protein LOC133142747: protein MRRSRPLVRQSRCAEARNVNRPVALPKPANADDAGPTGSAVHEDKSLSGCVRHLVRPRPAGGRAETAPPTGGGERSSDTESCACHLCPVNQSASARAVLLPVYVGLVQRSSMESAEALSANQKSRRNVTIEISNLTGGFVLRHPRVHMENGDCHSPPQPTVRPMCTEVCNFNKTDAATSGAVGVLTYEIFEGAAAVAKLAIMFSVPYDYTFYKNWVAVGVFPKERETDKKLYEEMYEAKELKNFVRQKANGCGLNYESGKMDVKVTMSPMGRAIMKVELWDLHFRQ, encoded by the exons ATGAGGAGGTCGCGGCCCTTGGTGCGGCAGAGCAGGTGCGCCGAGGCAAGGAATGTCAACCGTCCAGTCGCCTTGCCAAAGCCGGCAAACGCCGACGACGCCGGTCCGACCGGCTCGGCCGTCCACGAAGACAAAAGCCTGTCTGGCTGCGTGCGACATTTGGTCCGACCCCGCCCcgccggcgggcgggcggagacGGCCCCGCCCACAGGCGGCGGAGAACGCAGCAGTGACACCGAGTCTTGTGCTTGCCACTTGTGCCCAGTCAATCAGTCAGCCAGCGCCCGTGCTGTCCTCCTTCCAG TATACGTAGGTCTTGTTCAGAGGTCGTCCATGGAGTCCGCCGAAGCTTTGTCGGCCAACCAGAAGAGCCGCAGGAACGTGACCATCGAGATCAGCAACCTGACTGGCGGCTTTGTCCTCAGGCACCCCCG GGTGCACATGGAGAACGGCGACTGCCACAGTCCCCCGCAGCCCACCGTGCGGCCCATGTGCACCGAAGTGTGCAACTTCAACAAGACGGACGCGGCCACCTCGGGCGCGGTGGGCGTGCTCACCTACGAAATCTTTGAGGGCGCGGCGGCCGTGGCCAAGCTGGCCATCATGTTCTCTGTGCCCTACGACTACACCTTCTACAAGAACTGGGTGGCGGTGGGCGTGTTCCCCAAAGAGCGCGAGACCGACAAGAAGCTCTACGAGGAGATGTACGAAGCCAAGGAGCTGAAGAACTTCGTGCGGCAGAAGGCCAACGGCTGCGGCCTGAACTACGAGAGCGGCAAGATGGACGTCAAGGTCACCATGTCGCCCATGGGCAGGGCCATCATGAAGGTGGAGCTGTGGGACTTGCACTTCCGCCAATGA
- the rpp30 gene encoding ribonuclease P protein subunit p30 isoform X4: MARPSPHNNFISQKAFRRFGPHAVPSIVVSIMSVFMDLNLTFSAEKGIMQQLIDTAAHLGYSTVAVNYTFEPTGKKKEAIPSPKPIEELIDQLPIIQGRSRPIRVLNRLTLVMSELSHWRPNPTEYADFDLLAVQPTTEKLFHAACTQLEVDVISVVVTEKLPFFFKRAPVNAVGRGVAFEVSYAAAIRDATMRRYTIANAVNLAQACRGKLLELRGPYDIINLCSLLGLSEDDAKRSVSCICRSLLLHAETRKTASGVVSTKKSVGDSAGDSGKDDAEKGRAPAAKRLKSQLTD, encoded by the exons ATGGCCCGCCCCAGCCCGCACAACAACTTCATTTCCCAAAAGGCATTTCGGCGTTTCGGTCCACATGCGGTTCCTTCCATCGTCGTCAGCATCATGTCAGTTTTTATGGATTTAAACTTGACTTTCTCGGCAGAGAAAGGCATCATGCAGCAACTCATCGACACGGCAGCTCACC TTGGATACTCCACAGTGGCCGTCAACTACACGTTTGAGCCTACTGGCAAAAAGAAAGAG GCAATTCCGTCACCCAAGCCGATTGAGGAACTGATTGATCAGCTGCCCATCATCCAG GGTCGCTCTCGACCAATCCGAGTGCTCAACAGACTGACGCTGGTGATGTCCGAACTGAGTCACTGG AGGCCAAACCCGACCGAATACGCCGACTTTGACCTGTTGGCGGTGCAACCGACAACGGAAAAACTTTTTCAC GCGGCGTGTACGCAGTTAGAGGTCGACGTGATCAGCGTGGTGGTGACGGAGAAACTCCCCTTCTTCTTCAAGAGAGCTCCAGTCAAC GCTGTCGGGAGGGGCGTGGCGTTCGAAGTGTCATACGCGGCTGCCATCAGAGACGCCACCATGAGACGTTACACCATCGCAAACGCTGTTAACCTGGCGCAGGCCTGCAGAGGGAAG CTTCTGGAACTGCGGGGACCTTATGACATCATCAACCT GTGCTCATTGCTGGGTCTGTCTGAAGATGATGCTAAGCGCTCGGTTTCCTGCATTTGTCGCTCGCTTTTGTTGCACGCGG AAACCAGAAAGACAGCGAGTGGCGTCGTTTCGACCAAAAAGAGCGTTGGCGACTCTGCCG GGGACAGCGGCAAAGACGACGCGGAGAAAGGGCGTGCTCCCGCCGCCAAGAGACTCAAAAGTCAGCTGACTGACTGA
- the rpp30 gene encoding ribonuclease P protein subunit p30 isoform X3 produces MARPSPHNNFISQKAFRRFGPHAVPSIVVSIMSVFMDLNLTFSAEKGIMQQLIDTAAHLGYSTVAVNYTFEPTGKKKEAIPSPKPIEELIDQLPIIQGRSRPIRVLNRLTLVMSELSHWRPNPTEYADFDLLAVQPTTEKLFHAACTQLEVDVISVVVTEKLPFFFKRAPVNVAVGRGVAFEVSYAAAIRDATMRRYTIANAVNLAQACRGKLLELRGPYDIINLCSLLGLSEDDAKRSVSCICRSLLLHAETRKTASGVVSTKKSVGDSAGDSGKDDAEKGRAPAAKRLKSQLTD; encoded by the exons ATGGCCCGCCCCAGCCCGCACAACAACTTCATTTCCCAAAAGGCATTTCGGCGTTTCGGTCCACATGCGGTTCCTTCCATCGTCGTCAGCATCATGTCAGTTTTTATGGATTTAAACTTGACTTTCTCGGCAGAGAAAGGCATCATGCAGCAACTCATCGACACGGCAGCTCACC TTGGATACTCCACAGTGGCCGTCAACTACACGTTTGAGCCTACTGGCAAAAAGAAAGAG GCAATTCCGTCACCCAAGCCGATTGAGGAACTGATTGATCAGCTGCCCATCATCCAG GGTCGCTCTCGACCAATCCGAGTGCTCAACAGACTGACGCTGGTGATGTCCGAACTGAGTCACTGG AGGCCAAACCCGACCGAATACGCCGACTTTGACCTGTTGGCGGTGCAACCGACAACGGAAAAACTTTTTCAC GCGGCGTGTACGCAGTTAGAGGTCGACGTGATCAGCGTGGTGGTGACGGAGAAACTCCCCTTCTTCTTCAAGAGAGCTCCAGTCAACGTG GCTGTCGGGAGGGGCGTGGCGTTCGAAGTGTCATACGCGGCTGCCATCAGAGACGCCACCATGAGACGTTACACCATCGCAAACGCTGTTAACCTGGCGCAGGCCTGCAGAGGGAAG CTTCTGGAACTGCGGGGACCTTATGACATCATCAACCT GTGCTCATTGCTGGGTCTGTCTGAAGATGATGCTAAGCGCTCGGTTTCCTGCATTTGTCGCTCGCTTTTGTTGCACGCGG AAACCAGAAAGACAGCGAGTGGCGTCGTTTCGACCAAAAAGAGCGTTGGCGACTCTGCCG GGGACAGCGGCAAAGACGACGCGGAGAAAGGGCGTGCTCCCGCCGCCAAGAGACTCAAAAGTCAGCTGACTGACTGA